One window from the genome of Pyxidicoccus xibeiensis encodes:
- a CDS encoding COG1470 family protein → MPRAFDITAVTDSIRLDASGRGEMAFTVSNALRAAVRARVSVVPGPGAKAEWFTLQGGEERDFAPDGTQQLTVQVRTPPGTPPGRLSFHLLVVDVTDPDERYAEGPSTGFEVVATPPPKKAIPWLWLALAAGIVLILGTVIGIVASRGEERPALNEPCPEGTCDKGLACTAADGGVCLVAEGQPCDGGAVCLTGFCGQKGQCELALGQNCTSDASCPGPLKCAAVPGSQLCLLRPKEACGSDRDCASFFCRPDGRCNRDDGRCDSDEECRAPSRCGPTRLCQLPDKEPCTTNEVCLSGFCDERCKPAPVPARCPAPCPAFSTCISGRCVIVRDHRINQDVLMGSPQRLESVKELQLEQNLEFQRRIP, encoded by the coding sequence ATGCCACGCGCCTTCGACATCACCGCCGTGACGGACTCCATCCGTCTGGACGCGTCGGGCCGGGGGGAGATGGCCTTCACGGTGTCCAACGCCCTGCGCGCCGCCGTGCGCGCGCGCGTCTCGGTGGTGCCCGGCCCTGGCGCGAAGGCCGAGTGGTTCACCCTCCAGGGCGGTGAGGAGCGGGACTTCGCTCCAGACGGCACGCAGCAGCTGACCGTGCAGGTGCGCACGCCTCCGGGGACGCCGCCGGGCCGCCTCTCCTTCCACCTGCTCGTGGTGGACGTGACGGACCCGGACGAGCGCTATGCCGAGGGTCCTTCCACGGGCTTCGAGGTGGTGGCCACGCCGCCCCCGAAGAAGGCCATTCCCTGGCTGTGGCTCGCGCTGGCCGCGGGCATCGTCCTCATCCTGGGGACGGTGATTGGCATCGTCGCCTCGCGCGGCGAAGAGAGGCCGGCGCTGAACGAGCCCTGCCCGGAGGGCACCTGTGACAAGGGGCTGGCCTGCACGGCGGCGGACGGGGGCGTGTGCCTGGTGGCGGAGGGGCAGCCCTGCGACGGAGGGGCGGTGTGCCTCACCGGCTTCTGCGGCCAGAAGGGGCAGTGCGAGCTGGCGCTGGGACAGAACTGCACGAGCGACGCGAGCTGCCCGGGGCCGCTGAAGTGTGCGGCCGTGCCCGGCTCACAGCTCTGCCTGCTCAGGCCCAAGGAGGCCTGTGGGAGCGACCGCGACTGCGCCAGCTTCTTCTGCCGGCCGGACGGCCGGTGCAACCGCGACGACGGGCGCTGTGACTCCGACGAGGAGTGCCGCGCGCCCTCGCGGTGCGGCCCCACCCGGCTGTGCCAGCTCCCCGACAAGGAGCCGTGCACGACGAACGAGGTCTGCCTGTCCGGCTTCTGTGACGAGCGATGCAAGCCCGCGCCCGTGCCGGCCCGGTGTCCCGCGCCCTGCCCGGCCTTCAGCACCTGTATCTCCGGCCGGTGCGTCATCGTCAGGGACCACCGCATCAACCAGGACGTGCTGATGGGCTCACCGCAACGGCTGGAGTCCGTCAAGGAGCTGCAGCTCGAACAGAACCTCGAGTTCCAGAGACGGATTCCCTAG
- a CDS encoding M23 family metallopeptidase, with product MRATMQQLTVTLAFAMLALPAVSPAQTMFRSPVSQLADQCGNGGCTVSAYKDYGGRDYACGGVRYSGHTGTDYALVGGFSKMDYGVWAMNAARGYVEAAVDGYFDRCNYWNQANPYAACGLYTANYIIMRHPDNTQTWYWHLKAYTQQFARGTTLSCGNWIARVGSSGASTGPHLHFEYWVPGYGTDDPYAGPCGTPYTRWTAQGAYRGLPGLACQ from the coding sequence ATGCGCGCGACGATGCAGCAGCTCACGGTGACGCTGGCCTTCGCGATGCTGGCCCTCCCGGCGGTGTCCCCGGCGCAGACGATGTTCCGCTCCCCCGTCTCGCAGCTCGCGGACCAGTGCGGCAACGGTGGCTGCACCGTGAGCGCGTACAAGGACTACGGCGGCCGGGACTACGCCTGTGGCGGCGTGCGCTACAGCGGCCACACGGGCACGGACTACGCCCTGGTGGGCGGGTTCAGCAAGATGGACTACGGCGTCTGGGCCATGAACGCCGCCCGGGGCTACGTCGAGGCCGCGGTGGATGGGTACTTCGACCGGTGCAACTACTGGAACCAGGCCAACCCGTACGCCGCCTGCGGCCTCTACACGGCCAACTACATCATCATGCGGCACCCGGATAACACCCAGACCTGGTACTGGCACCTGAAGGCCTATACGCAGCAGTTCGCGCGCGGCACCACCCTCTCCTGCGGCAACTGGATTGCGCGGGTGGGCTCGTCCGGCGCCTCCACGGGGCCGCACCTGCACTTCGAGTACTGGGTCCCCGGCTACGGCACGGATGACCCGTACGCGGGGCCCTGCGGCACGCCCTACACGCGCTGGACGGCGCAGGGCGCGTACCGGGGCCTGCCAGGGCTCGCCTGCCAGTAG
- a CDS encoding TolB family protein, giving the protein MKKSILTIAALSLVASSATATERMNPSDLRRISKARGSLVPAVAKEFGPKARFVHLFGQGKGMLAGVVAEIPAEALGTDELPLLAIVQYDEATGAVRVVDREFKYREARSVGPDVALLDGEGRLRLREPNGRERLLAEGVGGDLFPTAKGDALVATLKMAEDRAHETSVGIIDLKGRVRILADGPGVDATPSISPDGRTVVFVSGRTSVASFYVTDVDGAAPRQLTNVGLENWMLFGGPPKGFVPPPVSSHHMEWVGDDVLRYNAGGGEFWKLNVRTGEAAPDLGGGK; this is encoded by the coding sequence ATGAAAAAATCCATTCTGACCATCGCAGCGCTGTCGCTTGTAGCCTCGAGCGCGACGGCGACGGAGCGGATGAACCCGTCGGACCTGCGCCGTATCTCCAAGGCGCGAGGGAGCCTGGTTCCCGCCGTTGCGAAGGAGTTCGGGCCCAAGGCCCGGTTCGTCCACCTCTTCGGCCAGGGAAAGGGAATGCTGGCGGGTGTCGTCGCCGAGATTCCCGCGGAGGCGCTCGGCACGGACGAGCTGCCGCTGCTGGCCATCGTCCAGTACGACGAGGCGACGGGCGCGGTGCGTGTGGTGGACCGGGAGTTCAAGTACCGCGAGGCCCGCTCGGTGGGGCCGGACGTGGCGCTGCTGGACGGTGAAGGCCGGCTGCGGCTGCGCGAGCCCAACGGCCGCGAGCGGCTGCTGGCCGAGGGCGTCGGGGGAGACCTGTTCCCGACGGCGAAGGGCGACGCGCTGGTGGCCACGCTGAAGATGGCGGAGGACCGCGCGCACGAGACGTCCGTGGGCATCATCGACCTGAAGGGCCGCGTGAGAATCCTGGCGGATGGGCCCGGCGTGGATGCGACGCCCAGCATCTCCCCGGATGGCCGCACGGTGGTCTTCGTGTCCGGCCGCACCAGCGTGGCCTCGTTCTACGTGACGGACGTGGACGGCGCGGCGCCCAGGCAGCTCACCAACGTGGGGCTGGAGAACTGGATGTTGTTCGGAGGCCCGCCCAAGGGCTTCGTGCCCCCGCCCGTCTCCAGCCACCACATGGAGTGGGTGGGTGACGACGTGCTCCGCTACAACGCGGGCGGCGGCGAGTTCTGGAAGCTCAACGTGCGCACGGGCGAGGCCGCGCCGGACCTGGGAGGTGGGAAGTGA
- a CDS encoding phage tail protein, with the protein MRSPDIQRLLPGVFQRTSLPGSPLAALLEVMEALHAPSEAVLARLEAHFDPRRAPDRFVPFLARWVGMDLPVTTGLGRLRELVAAAVEISRWRGTARGLRLFLTTATGRTDFGVDELVPGPDGRPRPFHVRVRAPAEVASHRLLLERIIEREKPAYVTYELQFTQSSKGGG; encoded by the coding sequence ATGCGGAGCCCTGACATCCAGCGCCTCCTCCCCGGCGTCTTCCAGCGCACCTCCCTGCCGGGCTCTCCGCTGGCCGCGCTGCTGGAGGTGATGGAGGCGCTGCACGCGCCCAGCGAGGCGGTGCTCGCGCGGCTGGAGGCGCACTTCGACCCGCGCCGCGCGCCGGACCGCTTCGTGCCCTTCCTGGCCCGCTGGGTGGGCATGGACCTGCCGGTGACGACGGGCCTGGGCCGCCTGCGCGAGCTGGTGGCCGCGGCGGTGGAGATTTCGCGGTGGCGCGGCACGGCGCGGGGCCTGCGCCTGTTCCTCACCACCGCCACCGGGCGCACGGACTTCGGGGTGGACGAGCTGGTGCCGGGGCCGGACGGCCGCCCGCGCCCCTTCCACGTGCGGGTGCGCGCGCCCGCGGAGGTGGCCAGCCACCGGCTGCTGCTGGAGCGCATCATCGAGCGGGAGAAGCCCGCCTACGTCACGTACGAGCTGCAATTCACGCAGTCCTCCAAGGGAGGGGGTTGA